A DNA window from Christiangramia salexigens contains the following coding sequences:
- a CDS encoding bifunctional riboflavin kinase/FAD synthetase: MKEHRGANSFISERQTVVTIGTFDGVHAGHRKIMERLVNSAHANNLDSVVLTFFPHPRMVLQKESGIQLINTIEERIQLLEQTGIDHLVIHPFTHQFSRLTALEFVRDILVNKLKAKKIIIGYDHRFGRNRTADINDLKQFGEEFGFDVEEISQQDVEQVAVSSTKIRNALLEGQVERANRYLQHPFTLSGTIVKGKGLGKQLGYPTANLEIAEDYKLIPKNGVYVVRAKIDGELVFGMMNIGTNPTVGGKTQTIESYFFDLDKDLYDKTLEIELLVRIRDEKKFDSVDELKIAMKQDQAFSKQYIKDNHDR; encoded by the coding sequence TTGAAAGAACATAGAGGGGCAAATTCATTCATTAGCGAGAGACAGACCGTAGTCACTATTGGAACCTTTGACGGTGTTCATGCCGGTCATCGTAAGATTATGGAACGACTTGTGAATTCGGCACATGCGAATAATCTGGACTCTGTGGTTCTTACCTTTTTTCCTCATCCAAGAATGGTGCTTCAAAAGGAGAGCGGTATACAATTGATCAATACCATCGAGGAAAGAATACAATTGCTGGAACAGACCGGGATAGATCATCTAGTAATACACCCCTTTACACATCAATTTTCAAGACTTACCGCTTTGGAGTTTGTTCGCGATATTTTGGTGAATAAGCTTAAAGCAAAAAAAATAATCATTGGTTACGATCATAGATTCGGACGTAATCGCACTGCAGATATCAATGATCTTAAGCAATTCGGTGAGGAGTTTGGCTTCGATGTGGAAGAGATCAGTCAACAGGATGTAGAACAAGTGGCTGTGAGCTCCACCAAGATCAGGAATGCTCTTTTAGAGGGGCAAGTTGAACGAGCCAACAGATATCTTCAGCATCCATTCACTTTGTCTGGTACTATTGTGAAAGGCAAGGGGCTGGGTAAACAACTTGGCTATCCAACTGCAAATCTGGAAATTGCAGAAGACTATAAATTAATACCGAAAAACGGAGTCTATGTGGTTAGAGCCAAAATAGATGGCGAGCTGGTTTTTGGGATGATGAATATTGGGACTAACCCTACGGTAGGGGGAAAAACACAAACCATAGAATCGTATTTCTTTGATCTGGATAAAGATCTCTATGATAAAACTCTTGAGATAGAACTATTGGTACGTATTAGGGATGAAAAGAAGTTTGACTCTGTAGACGAACTTAAGATTGCCATGAAACAGGATCAGGCGTTTTCAAAACAATACATTAAAGATAACCATGATAGATAG
- the pth gene encoding aminoacyl-tRNA hydrolase codes for MLSFFGRILGKRNEREKTDPMKKFLIAGLGNIGPKYENTRHNIGFKILDELAQKREATFETQKLGDVASFRFKGRTFILLKPSTYMNLSGKAVNYWMQKEKIALENLLVVTDDLNLDFGTIRLKTKGSDGGHNGLKDIQSQLNTTKYNRFRFGIGDKFNQGQQVDYVLGEWGDEERKHMPERLETSAELILSFGTAGVSNTMNSFNGK; via the coding sequence ATGCTTTCATTTTTTGGAAGGATTTTAGGAAAACGAAACGAGAGGGAGAAAACAGATCCCATGAAAAAATTTTTGATCGCCGGCCTGGGAAACATAGGTCCTAAATATGAGAACACCAGGCATAATATAGGATTTAAGATTCTGGATGAACTTGCACAAAAAAGAGAAGCTACTTTTGAAACTCAAAAGTTAGGGGATGTGGCAAGCTTTAGATTTAAGGGGCGTACTTTTATTTTGCTTAAACCCAGTACCTATATGAATCTTAGCGGGAAGGCAGTAAATTACTGGATGCAAAAGGAAAAGATAGCTCTTGAAAATCTGCTTGTAGTCACCGATGATCTTAATCTGGATTTTGGAACGATAAGATTAAAAACTAAAGGTAGCGATGGTGGCCATAATGGATTAAAAGATATCCAGAGCCAATTGAATACCACAAAATATAATCGCTTTAGATTTGGGATAGGCGATAAATTTAATCAGGGACAACAGGTGGACTATGTACTTGGTGAGTGGGGAGATGAAGAGAGGAAGCATATGCCTGAGCGCCTGGAGACCTCCGCAGAACTTATACTTTCCTTTGGAACTGCCGGAGTGTCTAATACAATGAATTCATTTAACGGAAAATAA
- a CDS encoding 50S ribosomal protein L25/general stress protein Ctc has product MKSITINGSKRESVGKKATKALRNAGQVPCVLYGVEGNPLHFAAEEIAFQNLVYTPDVHTVKIKLGSGESFDAILQDIQFHPVSDAILHIDFYQIFEDRPITMEIPIHTEGVARGVKNGGVLRYNLRRLKVRGLPGDLPDYITANVSKLKIGQKLYVTAVESEDYKIQHPDNTVICQVRTSRNIVEDLEDDDEDEVAADEVPATETDDVAAVKEGEDTKE; this is encoded by the coding sequence ATGAAATCAATTACGATCAACGGATCTAAAAGAGAAAGCGTAGGCAAGAAGGCAACTAAAGCTCTACGTAATGCTGGACAGGTTCCTTGCGTATTGTACGGGGTAGAAGGTAATCCACTACACTTTGCAGCAGAGGAAATAGCGTTCCAGAATTTAGTGTACACTCCAGATGTGCATACTGTAAAAATTAAATTGGGAAGTGGAGAATCTTTTGATGCGATCCTTCAGGATATTCAATTTCATCCTGTAAGCGACGCAATCCTTCATATTGATTTTTACCAGATCTTTGAAGACAGACCAATTACTATGGAAATTCCAATTCACACTGAAGGTGTTGCAAGAGGGGTTAAGAACGGTGGTGTACTTCGTTACAACCTTCGTCGTCTTAAGGTAAGAGGTTTACCAGGAGATCTTCCAGATTACATTACTGCCAATGTTTCTAAACTTAAAATTGGTCAGAAATTATATGTAACTGCGGTAGAAAGCGAAGATTACAAAATTCAGCACCCAGATAATACTGTAATTTGTCAGGTTAGAACTTCACGTAATATCGTTGAAGATCTTGAAGATGATGATGAAGATGAAGTAGCAGCAGATGAGGTTCCAGCAACTGAAACTGATGATGTTGCAGCTGTAAAAGAAGGAGAAGATACTAAAGAGTAG
- a CDS encoding Ppx/GppA phosphatase family protein gives MENQIEATMPNISDGQSPTRRIAAIDLGTNSFHAVLVDIYPDGSFRTIDKLKEMVILAEKGMDNRLSDEAINRGLDALKRIKFLCDSHHVEEILAYATSAIREAKNGGDFIQRSIDEVGIKARAISGKMEAEMIGLAIRHSISLSEEMTLMVDIGGGSVEFIVGNQDEFIFLKSLKLGVARMSAKFVNSDPINKEEIKSLRDHYKTSLAEIIKVVRENSIKTIIGSSGTMENIGAMVANRNSISSSMSLNELVFHDDEFNPFYESFIKLNRKERAKEKALEEKRIDIINPGMVLLKFLIDELSIQNIKISEAALRDGMILDFIQKQKSTLSLAANFSDPRKKSIYELLQKCNWMEKHSTHVANLALQIFDEFKTDLKLNEEDRELLEYSSLLHDIGYYISFRKHHKHALYLIRNSDLRGFNEDEINIMANVARYHRRSTPHKRHFRYKNLSKDLRKRVKKLSGILRVADGLDRSHYQNVTRLEIKKDEKKINFIITTEGDPELEIWGAERKSKLFEKVTGKKLEIFAVNNSA, from the coding sequence ATGGAAAATCAAATCGAAGCAACTATGCCAAATATCTCAGATGGCCAGTCACCTACCAGAAGAATTGCAGCGATAGACCTGGGAACCAATTCATTCCATGCAGTTCTTGTAGACATTTATCCCGATGGCAGCTTTAGAACCATAGATAAATTAAAGGAAATGGTGATCCTGGCAGAAAAAGGGATGGATAACCGGTTAAGTGATGAGGCTATTAACCGAGGTCTGGACGCCTTAAAAAGGATCAAATTTCTTTGCGATAGTCATCATGTGGAAGAAATTCTCGCCTATGCTACCAGCGCCATCAGAGAAGCCAAGAACGGCGGAGATTTCATCCAGCGATCCATTGATGAAGTAGGCATCAAGGCCAGAGCGATTTCAGGAAAAATGGAGGCTGAGATGATAGGTCTCGCCATAAGACACAGTATTTCCCTTTCCGAAGAAATGACTTTAATGGTCGACATAGGTGGCGGGAGTGTGGAATTCATCGTTGGCAATCAGGATGAATTCATTTTTTTAAAAAGTCTGAAACTGGGAGTCGCCAGGATGTCGGCAAAATTTGTGAATTCAGACCCCATCAATAAAGAAGAAATAAAAAGTTTACGGGATCATTATAAGACCAGTTTAGCAGAGATCATAAAGGTTGTAAGGGAAAATTCAATAAAGACTATCATTGGTTCATCCGGAACCATGGAGAATATTGGTGCTATGGTTGCAAACCGAAATTCGATCTCATCTTCCATGAGCCTTAATGAACTGGTATTCCATGACGACGAATTCAATCCTTTTTACGAGAGTTTTATCAAATTAAACCGGAAAGAAAGAGCTAAAGAAAAGGCTTTGGAAGAAAAAAGAATTGATATAATAAATCCGGGAATGGTATTGCTGAAGTTCCTTATTGATGAATTAAGCATTCAAAACATCAAGATCTCTGAAGCTGCATTAAGGGATGGGATGATCCTGGATTTTATACAGAAGCAAAAATCCACACTTTCCCTGGCTGCTAATTTTTCTGATCCAAGAAAAAAAAGCATCTATGAACTTCTGCAAAAATGCAACTGGATGGAAAAGCATTCTACCCACGTAGCCAATCTTGCCTTGCAGATCTTTGATGAATTTAAAACCGATCTCAAGTTGAATGAGGAGGACAGGGAGTTGCTTGAATATAGCTCACTTTTGCACGATATTGGTTATTATATTTCATTTAGAAAGCATCATAAACACGCCTTATACCTAATTAGAAATTCAGACCTAAGAGGATTCAACGAGGATGAGATCAATATAATGGCGAATGTTGCACGATATCACCGCAGATCTACTCCTCACAAGCGGCATTTCAGATATAAGAATTTATCCAAAGACCTTAGGAAAAGAGTTAAAAAATTATCAGGAATTCTAAGGGTAGCCGACGGATTAGACAGAAGCCACTATCAAAATGTAACCAGGCTGGAAATTAAAAAGGATGAAAAGAAAATAAATTTCATTATCACTACAGAAGGGGATCCGGAGCTTGAAATTTGGGGTGCAGAAAGGAAGTCAAAGTTATTTGAAAAAGTAACCGGCAAAAAGCTGGAAATTTTCGCCGTGAATAATTCGGCTTAA
- a CDS encoding ribose-phosphate pyrophosphokinase, which yields MPTTEAKIFNCTQSRELAEKIAENYGTKLGNVITSTYSDGEFQPSFEESVRGSRVFIIGSTHPGSDHLMEMLLMLDAAKRASARHITAVMPYFGWARQDRKDKPRVPIAAKMIASILETAGATRIITMDLHADQIQGFFEKPVDHLYASTVFLPYLRSLNLDNLTVASPDMGGSKRAYAYSKALESDVVICYKQRAKANVISHMELIGNVEGKNVVLVDDMVDTAGTLTKAADLMMERGAKSVRAICTHPVLSGEAYDRIEKSKLQELIVTDSIPLRQKSKKIKVVSCAELFADVMKRVQDNKSISSKFIM from the coding sequence ATGCCCACCACAGAAGCTAAAATTTTTAATTGTACACAAAGTAGGGAACTAGCAGAAAAGATAGCTGAAAATTACGGTACTAAATTGGGGAACGTAATTACTTCTACTTACAGTGACGGTGAATTTCAACCATCTTTTGAAGAATCGGTTAGAGGTTCCAGAGTATTTATTATTGGATCCACGCATCCCGGTAGTGATCACCTAATGGAAATGCTTTTAATGTTGGATGCGGCAAAAAGAGCTTCAGCAAGACATATCACTGCAGTAATGCCTTACTTTGGATGGGCAAGACAGGATCGTAAGGATAAACCTCGTGTACCTATCGCGGCAAAGATGATCGCCAGTATTTTGGAAACTGCCGGAGCAACTAGGATCATAACAATGGACCTTCACGCAGATCAAATTCAGGGGTTCTTTGAGAAACCTGTGGACCACCTTTATGCAAGCACGGTATTTTTACCTTATTTAAGGAGTCTTAATCTTGATAATTTAACCGTTGCCTCACCAGATATGGGAGGTTCCAAAAGAGCTTATGCATATTCCAAAGCTTTGGAAAGCGATGTGGTGATCTGTTATAAACAACGCGCCAAGGCAAATGTGATCTCTCATATGGAGCTTATTGGAAATGTGGAAGGTAAAAATGTGGTCCTTGTAGATGATATGGTAGATACTGCGGGAACCCTTACCAAAGCTGCAGATCTAATGATGGAACGCGGAGCGAAAAGCGTTCGTGCAATTTGTACTCATCCGGTATTATCGGGAGAAGCTTACGATCGTATTGAAAAGTCCAAGCTACAGGAATTAATCGTAACCGATTCTATTCCGCTAAGACAGAAAAGTAAAAAAATAAAAGTGGTGAGCTGTGCCGAACTTTTTGCAGATGTAATGAAAAGAGTTCAGGATAATAAATCTATCAGTTCAAAATTTATCATGTAA
- a CDS encoding response regulator: MKKTLNILLIEDDEIEVMKLNRTLSNLDYKHNIHEARDGKEALDKLNHKYKLPDVIFLDLNMPAMNGIEFLRILKNDETLQFIPAIILTTSNNRRDVLECYKLGIAGYIIKPLKFDDYVLKLKAVLEYWSMNELIKA; the protein is encoded by the coding sequence ATGAAAAAGACCCTTAACATATTGCTTATTGAAGATGATGAAATTGAAGTAATGAAGTTGAACCGCACCCTAAGCAATCTTGATTATAAACACAATATCCATGAAGCACGAGATGGAAAAGAGGCGCTCGATAAATTAAACCACAAGTATAAATTGCCGGATGTGATTTTTCTTGATCTTAATATGCCTGCAATGAATGGTATTGAATTTTTACGTATTTTGAAGAACGATGAAACCCTACAATTCATTCCTGCCATAATCCTTACCACTTCGAATAATCGAAGAGATGTGCTGGAATGTTACAAACTTGGTATTGCCGGCTATATTATCAAACCACTGAAATTTGATGATTACGTCTTAAAACTCAAAGCCGTTCTTGAGTATTGGAGTATGAACGAGCTTATAAAAGCATAA
- a CDS encoding PAS domain-containing sensor histidine kinase produces the protein MEPANRIEILERALSKEKQARKAAENILEEKSSELHNLSIELKESNARLKELLNRKTSELEEVFENIIDAYVVIHLDGEVIKMNQAAVDLLGYDVKDKPFNLGRLVKKDYRNYTSTAFKKLLNKGRFNNYKAVIVPRNGEEKIVQINASLIYNKKGNPIAAQGIARDITEQTRIEELLEQQKKQLDIVYTNSPIGISLSKANASGLLMANQYLCDMLGYSRKELKSKSIQELTYPDDVEESTKLMQKMFNGDLDKFTTEKRYLTKHNTVVWARTSVTAVRTSKGDLSYQVATIEDITEQKIANERLRESENRMATLILNLQTGILLEDENRHILLINEKFCKMFNIPSSPEEMIGLDCKNIADDQKHLFTDPRKFVERTRTLLKNREIVLSEEIELANGRIYERSYIPIYNEGVYRGHLWSYDDATIRKRYKQNLKAQKEKYSSIIANMNLGLIEVDNEDHILMANQSFCDISGFSQDELRGKKAGDLFLLDESRNILKQKNLRRRKGISDSYEVKARTKNGEVRDWLISGAPNYDLKGQIIGSIGIHFDITNQKTLEKEQKELLQNLELQNEQLNDYAHIVSHDLKSPLRNISALLSWTMEDYKEKLDPKAMKNLLLIQEKTEQMDQLIEGILKYSGIDNTGRKNEMVNLNELVNDIISMIYVPEHIKIKIKNPLPVIFADVTRMQQLFQNLISNAVNYIDKEKGFVEIDVIKKGKKYIFSVSDNGCGIPKEYHEKIFKIFSSVKNDKKSTGIGLSIVKKILDLYDSEIWLESEPGVGSVFYFSLKNEV, from the coding sequence ATGGAGCCTGCTAATAGAATCGAAATACTTGAGAGGGCGCTCTCCAAGGAAAAACAAGCCCGAAAGGCCGCAGAAAACATTCTCGAAGAGAAGTCTTCTGAGCTACACAATCTCTCTATCGAACTCAAAGAATCCAATGCCCGCCTTAAAGAACTTCTAAACAGGAAAACATCAGAACTTGAGGAGGTTTTTGAGAATATTATAGATGCCTACGTAGTGATTCATCTCGACGGCGAGGTGATCAAAATGAATCAGGCTGCCGTAGATTTATTGGGCTATGATGTAAAGGACAAACCTTTTAACTTAGGACGACTGGTAAAAAAAGATTACAGAAACTACACATCTACGGCATTTAAAAAATTACTTAATAAAGGAAGATTCAATAATTATAAGGCGGTAATTGTTCCAAGAAATGGAGAAGAAAAGATCGTTCAGATTAATGCCAGTCTTATTTATAATAAAAAAGGTAATCCAATAGCAGCCCAAGGTATCGCAAGAGATATCACTGAACAAACCCGAATTGAAGAGCTGTTGGAACAGCAAAAAAAACAACTTGATATAGTTTACACCAACTCTCCTATTGGAATATCACTTTCCAAAGCCAATGCATCGGGCTTACTTATGGCAAACCAGTATTTATGCGACATGCTGGGATATAGCAGAAAAGAATTGAAAAGTAAAAGCATCCAGGAACTAACCTATCCGGATGATGTTGAGGAGTCCACGAAATTAATGCAAAAAATGTTCAATGGTGACTTGGATAAGTTTACTACGGAAAAGCGATATCTCACCAAGCATAACACAGTAGTATGGGCAAGAACTTCGGTGACCGCAGTCAGGACAAGCAAAGGGGATTTGAGTTATCAGGTTGCGACAATAGAAGATATCACCGAACAGAAAATAGCTAATGAGAGGTTGAGGGAATCGGAGAACAGGATGGCCACGCTCATTTTAAATTTGCAAACGGGGATCTTACTAGAGGACGAGAACCGTCATATTCTTCTAATTAATGAAAAATTCTGCAAAATGTTCAATATTCCCAGCTCACCAGAAGAAATGATCGGGTTGGATTGTAAAAATATCGCAGATGATCAAAAACACCTATTTACCGACCCCAGGAAATTCGTTGAAAGGACCAGGACATTGTTGAAAAATAGAGAAATCGTACTTTCCGAAGAGATCGAGTTAGCAAATGGAAGGATCTACGAGCGAAGTTATATCCCTATCTATAACGAAGGAGTTTATCGCGGGCACCTTTGGAGCTATGATGATGCGACCATTAGAAAGCGTTACAAACAGAATCTTAAGGCTCAAAAGGAAAAATACAGTAGTATTATTGCCAATATGAATCTTGGATTGATCGAGGTAGATAATGAAGATCATATCCTTATGGCAAATCAAAGTTTTTGTGATATTAGTGGATTTTCTCAAGACGAGCTCCGAGGGAAAAAAGCCGGAGATCTTTTTCTACTGGACGAATCTCGGAATATTCTAAAACAAAAGAATCTTCGTAGAAGAAAAGGTATCTCAGATTCCTACGAAGTTAAAGCCAGAACTAAAAATGGAGAGGTTCGCGACTGGTTAATAAGCGGCGCACCTAATTATGACCTAAAAGGACAAATCATCGGTTCTATTGGGATCCACTTTGATATTACCAATCAAAAGACCCTGGAGAAAGAACAGAAGGAATTGCTTCAAAATCTAGAGCTCCAGAATGAGCAGTTAAACGACTATGCTCATATCGTTTCCCATGATCTTAAATCTCCTTTGCGTAACATTTCTGCCCTTCTAAGCTGGACCATGGAAGATTACAAGGAAAAACTTGATCCAAAAGCTATGAAGAACCTCCTCTTAATACAGGAGAAAACAGAGCAAATGGATCAACTTATTGAAGGAATTCTAAAATATTCGGGCATAGATAATACAGGTCGCAAAAATGAAATGGTAAACCTGAACGAATTAGTAAATGACATCATTTCTATGATCTATGTGCCTGAACATATTAAAATAAAGATCAAGAATCCATTACCGGTGATATTTGCAGATGTAACCAGGATGCAGCAGCTATTCCAGAATCTCATAAGTAATGCGGTGAATTATATAGATAAGGAAAAAGGATTTGTTGAAATTGATGTGATTAAAAAAGGGAAAAAATATATCTTTTCCGTAAGTGATAATGGTTGTGGAATTCCTAAAGAATATCATGAAAAGATATTTAAGATCTTCAGCTCTGTAAAGAATGATAAAAAATCTACCGGAATTGGTTTAAGCATTGTAAAGAAAATCCTGGATTTATATGACAGTGAAATCTGGCTGGAAAGCGAGCCAGGTGTAGGAAGCGTTTTTTATTTCAGCCTTAAAAATGAAGTATGA
- a CDS encoding Hpt domain-containing protein, with protein sequence MTEQPNLSYIHQLSGGDKNFEEKLLIVLKHELPEEITQYRKNLKKKEFDAASSNIHKIKHKISILGLEKSYKVAEAYEDELREGNDDRAREFEEILRTMLAFIQQT encoded by the coding sequence ATGACAGAACAACCTAACCTTTCCTACATTCACCAACTATCGGGTGGTGATAAAAACTTTGAAGAAAAGCTTCTGATTGTTTTGAAACATGAACTGCCAGAAGAAATAACACAATACCGCAAGAATCTAAAAAAGAAAGAATTTGATGCGGCATCATCCAACATCCATAAAATTAAACATAAAATTAGTATTTTAGGTTTAGAAAAAAGTTACAAAGTCGCCGAAGCCTATGAAGATGAACTTCGGGAAGGCAACGATGATAGAGCCAGAGAATTTGAAGAAATACTCCGTACGATGCTCGCTTTTATTCAACAGACCTAA
- a CDS encoding LytR/AlgR family response regulator transcription factor, producing the protein MNCLIIDDEATARTIIKQLIDNNPYLEAEEQFSNAMEAIKYLNQNSTDLIFLDIHMPDFTGFDFIQTLKNPPNVILTTSDRSFAIEAFEYDCIVDYLVKPITQDRFDKAVQKAHKKRGTERTEGSKSDNVLYINIDRRLIKIDIPSIYLIEAKGDYIQIKTSSKNYVVHSTLKKIEGKLPKDLFLKVHRSFIINTHKIIDIEDNSVLIEKDVIPVSRSNRPELMKRLNLL; encoded by the coding sequence ATGAATTGCTTAATTATTGATGACGAGGCTACGGCCAGAACCATCATCAAACAGCTTATAGACAACAATCCATATCTGGAAGCAGAAGAGCAGTTCTCCAATGCGATGGAGGCGATCAAATATCTTAACCAAAACAGTACAGATCTAATTTTTCTGGATATTCATATGCCCGATTTTACTGGATTTGATTTTATCCAGACCCTTAAGAACCCACCAAATGTGATCCTTACTACATCCGATCGAAGTTTTGCTATAGAGGCTTTTGAATATGACTGTATCGTTGATTATCTGGTTAAGCCAATCACACAGGACAGGTTTGACAAAGCGGTACAAAAGGCTCACAAGAAAAGAGGTACTGAAAGGACTGAAGGATCTAAATCTGATAACGTACTTTATATCAACATAGACCGAAGACTTATAAAGATAGATATACCAAGCATCTACCTTATTGAGGCTAAAGGAGATTATATACAGATCAAGACTTCCAGCAAAAATTATGTGGTACACTCCACACTTAAAAAAATAGAAGGGAAACTTCCAAAAGACTTGTTCTTAAAGGTTCACAGATCTTTTATTATCAACACCCATAAGATTATAGATATAGAAGATAACAGCGTTCTTATCGAAAAGGATGTCATCCCGGTTAGCCGAAGCAATCGTCCCGAACTCATGAAGAGGCTAAATCTACTTTGA